In Streptomyces ambofaciens ATCC 23877, a single genomic region encodes these proteins:
- a CDS encoding saccharopine dehydrogenase family protein, with protein MSRLNEADRPYDVVLFGATGFVGELTAEYLAAHAPAGLRWAIAGRSEEKLRRLRERLPGTADVGVLRADVNDPSSLRALAERARVVATTVGPYVRYGDALVAACAETGADYLDLTGEPEFVDLTYVRHDARARETGARLVHACGFDSVPHDLGVHFTVRQLPEGVPLTVDGFVSVDAAFSGGTFASALGQMARGRQLRDAARERRRHEPRLVGRRAVTPTGPPRFAGEVGAWALPLPTIDAQVVRRSAKALDRYGPDFRYRHYAAVRHLPVAVGGVAAVGALAVAAQVPQARRWLSDRLKPGDGPSAEKRAKSRFSVRFVGEGGGRKVYTEVTGGDPGYDETAKMFAEAALSLALDDLPPVAGQVTTAVAMGDALTGRLRAAGIRFRVAATR; from the coding sequence ATGAGCAGGCTGAACGAGGCCGACCGGCCGTACGACGTCGTGCTCTTCGGGGCGACGGGATTCGTCGGTGAACTCACCGCGGAGTACCTCGCCGCGCACGCGCCCGCGGGGCTGCGCTGGGCGATCGCCGGCCGCAGCGAGGAGAAGCTGCGGCGGCTGCGGGAGCGGCTGCCCGGCACGGCGGACGTCGGCGTGCTGCGCGCCGACGTGAACGACCCGTCCTCGCTGCGCGCACTCGCCGAGCGGGCCCGCGTGGTGGCCACGACGGTGGGTCCGTACGTCCGGTACGGCGACGCCCTGGTGGCCGCCTGCGCGGAGACCGGCGCGGACTACCTCGACCTCACCGGTGAGCCCGAGTTCGTGGACCTGACGTACGTGCGCCACGACGCACGCGCCCGGGAGACCGGCGCGCGGCTGGTGCACGCCTGCGGCTTCGACTCCGTACCGCACGACCTCGGCGTGCACTTCACCGTGCGGCAGCTCCCGGAGGGGGTGCCGCTGACCGTGGACGGCTTTGTCAGCGTCGACGCCGCCTTCTCGGGCGGTACGTTCGCCTCCGCGCTGGGCCAGATGGCGCGCGGCCGTCAGTTGCGGGACGCCGCGCGGGAACGCCGGCGCCACGAGCCGCGGCTGGTGGGCCGCCGCGCGGTGACACCGACGGGCCCGCCGCGCTTCGCCGGGGAGGTCGGTGCCTGGGCGCTGCCGCTGCCGACCATCGACGCGCAGGTCGTGCGGCGGTCCGCGAAGGCCCTGGACCGCTACGGACCCGACTTCCGCTACCGCCACTACGCGGCCGTCCGGCACCTGCCCGTCGCCGTCGGCGGAGTGGCGGCGGTGGGCGCGCTGGCGGTGGCGGCCCAGGTGCCGCAGGCACGGCGCTGGCTGTCCGACCGGCTCAAGCCGGGCGACGGGCCCAGCGCCGAGAAGCGGGCGAAGAGCCGGTTCTCGGTCCGTTTCGTGGGCGAGGGCGGTGGCCGGAAGGTGTACACCGAGGTCACGGGCGGTGACCCGGGGTACGACGAGACGGCGAAGATGTTCGCCGAGGCGGCCCTCTCGCTCGCCCTCGACGATCTGCCGCCGGTGGCCGGGCAGGTCACGACGGCCGTGGCGATGGGGGACGCCCTGACCGGCCGCCTGCGCGCGGCGGGCATCCGCTTCCGGGTCGCCGCGACCCGCTGA